The proteins below are encoded in one region of Corvus hawaiiensis isolate bCorHaw1 chromosome 3, bCorHaw1.pri.cur, whole genome shotgun sequence:
- the SERTAD4 gene encoding SERTA domain-containing protein 4 encodes MTLVLPMQRLGRPIAAEGAADLAAYRALWEPPCCGRPGPGGPPAPAPAAPGPPAAGSHYRGISNPVTTSKITYFKRKYVEEEDFHPPLSSCAHKTISVFEERAHILYMSLEKLKFIDDPEVYLRRSVLINNLMKRIHGEIIMQNNWCFSACSFSGTSPQEWFVPQDCPYRKRLRMAKEEYEKLHMCCFYQECGSHYLNLPYSVNASTESNSSSSSSSSFSSSSSPPISLPSCSQQVDYEVGSAPSYRSDDQIPANEIFITNGRSHSNQEKAKFNDEKGGNEPERESIALNCEPVRGTHALECKGKFYDYFETGCNDKSNISESWKKSLRKKESLPSNKICCNKGSKI; translated from the exons ATGACCCTGGTGCTGCCCATGCAGCGGCTGGGCCGCCCCATCGCCGCCGAGGGAGCCGCCGACCTCGCCGCCTACCGCGCCCTCTGGGAGCCGCCCTGCTGCGgtcgccccggccccggcggcccgccggccccggccccggcggccccCGGGCCCCCCGCCGCAG GATCACATTACAGGGGAATTTCAAATCCTGTAACAACATCCAAGATCACAtactttaaaaggaaatatgtGGAAGAAGAGGATTTTCATCCACCACTCAGCAGCTGTGCACATAAA acAATCTCCGTGTTTGAGGAGCGGGCCCATATTCTTTACATGTctttggaaaagctgaaattcaTTGATGATCCCGAAGTCTACCTGCGAAGATCCGTCCTCATCAACAATCTCATGAAGAGAATCCATGGAGAGATCATCATGCAGAACAACTGGTgcttctctgcctgctccttcAGTGGCACCTCCCCGCAAGAGTGGTTTGTGCCTCAGGACTGTCCATATAGAAAACGCCTTCGGATGGCAAAGGAGGAGTATGAGAAGCTCCACATGTGCTGCTTCTATCAAGAATGTGGCAGTCACTATTTAAATCTACCCTACTCTGTTAATGCTAGCACAGAAAGtaattcctcttcttcctcctcctcctccttttcctcctcctcctcccctcccattTCTTTGCCAAGCTGTTCCCAGCAGGTGGATTATGAAGTTGGCAGTGCACCTTCTTACAGAAGTGATGACCAGATACCTGCTAATGAAATATTCATCACTAATGGCAGGTCTCACAGTAAtcaggaaaaggcaaaatttaATGACGAGAAAGGAGGTAATGAACCTGAGCGAGAGAGCATCGCCCTAAACTGTGAACCTGTAAGAGGCACCCATGCTCTTGAATGTAAAGGCAAATTTTATGACTATTTTGAGACTGGATGTAATGACAAGAGCAACATAAGTGAATCTTGGAAAAAATCCTTAAGGAAAAAGGAATCTTTACCAAGTAATAAAATCTGCTGCAACAAAGGAAGTAAAATATGA